Proteins from a genomic interval of Syngnathoides biaculeatus isolate LvHL_M chromosome 23, ASM1980259v1, whole genome shotgun sequence:
- the sf3b6 gene encoding splicing factor 3B subunit 6, protein MAMQAAKRANIRLPPEVNRILYIRNLPYKITAEEMYDIFGKYGPIRQIRTGNTPETRGTAYVVYEDIFDAKNACDHLSGFNVCNRYLVVLYYNANRAFQKMDTKKKEEQLKLLKEKYGINTDPPK, encoded by the exons atGGCTATGCAAGCAGCAAAACGTGCTAAC ATACGACTCCCTCCAGAGGTCAACAGAATCCTTTACATCAGGAACCTTCCCTACAAGATTACAGCGGAGGAAATGTATGATATCTTTGGAAAGTACGGACCAATACGTCAAATCAGAAC agGAAACACACCTGAAACAAGAGGAACAGCCTATGTGGTTTATGAGGATATTTTTGATGCTAAAAACGCTTGTGATCACTTGTCAGGCTTCAACGTTTGCAACCGCTACCTGGTGGTTCTCTATTACAACGCAAACAGG GCATTCCAGAAAATggacacaaaaaagaaagaggaacaATTAAAGCTCCTAAAAGAGAAATATGGCATCAACACAGATCCCCCAAAGTAG